The following coding sequences lie in one Saccharomyces mikatae IFO 1815 strain IFO1815 genome assembly, chromosome: 10 genomic window:
- the TPK1 gene encoding cAMP-dependent protein kinase catalytic subunit TPK1 (similar to Saccharomyces cerevisiae TPK1 (YJL164C) and TPK3 (YKL166C); ancestral locus Anc_1.182) — MSTEEQNGEGQKTLDSRQGDETHTDEGRESKTTATENGNEGKAVEKEGEETQEKPKHPQVTYYNEEQYKQFIGQARVTGGKYSLQDFQILRTLGTGSFGRVHLIRSRHNGRYYAMKVLKKEIVVRLKQVEHTNDERLMLSIVTHPFIIRMWGTFQDAQQIFMIMDYIEGGELFSLLRKSQRFPNPVAKFYAAEVCLALEYLHSKDIIYRDLKPENILLDKNGHIKITDFGFAKYVPDVTYTLCGTPDYIAPEVVSTKPYNKSIDWWSFGILIYEMLAGYTPFYDSNTMKTYEKILNAELRFPPFFNEDVKDLLSRLITRDLSQRLGNLQNGTEDVKNHPWFKEVVWEKLLSRNIETPYEPPIQQGQGDTSQFDKYPEEDINYGVQGEDPYADLFHDF, encoded by the coding sequence atgtCAACTGAAGAACAGAATGGAGAAGGTCAAAAGACTCTGGATAGTAGGCAAGGTGATGAAACACACACGGATGAAGGGAGAGAAAGCAAAACAACTGCCACAGAAAACGGAAACGAAGGTAAGGCTGTAGAAAAAGAGGGCGAGGAAACCCAAGAGAAACCGAAACATCCACAAGTGACTTATTACAATGAAGAACAGTATAAGCAATTTATTGGCCAGGCAAGGGTTACAGGCGGAAAGTACAGTTTACAGGACTTCCAGATATTAAGGACATTGGGAACTGGCTCCTTCGGCAGGGTTCATTTGATAAGATCAAGACACAATGGTAGATACTACGCCatgaaagttttgaaaaaggaaattgtGGTGAGATTGAAACAGGTAGAGCACACAAACGATGAGCGGTTGATGCTTTCTATCGTGACGCATCCGTTCATTATCAGAATGTGGGGGACTTTCCAAGACGCTCAGCAAATTTTCATGATCATGGATTATATTGAAGGTGGGgaattgttttctttattaagAAAATCCCAAAGATTTCCCAACCCGGTTGCTAAATTTTATGCCGCAGAAGTTTGTTTAGCTTTGGAGTACTTACACAGCAAAGACATAATTTATAGGGATTTGAAACCGGAGAATATTTTGCTTGATAAGAACGGACATATAAAGATAACAGATTTTGGGTTTGCCAAGTACGTTCCAGATGTCACATATACCTTATGTGGCACCCCCGATTACATAGCACCTGAGGTTGTTAGCACCAAGCCATATAATAAATCTATCGATTGGTGGAGTTTCGGCATATTGATTTACGAAATGCTAGCGGGGTACACTCCCTTTTATGATTCAAACACCATGAAAACCTatgagaaaattttgaatgCCGAATTAAGATTTCCACCATTTTTCAACGAAGATGTAAAGGATTTGTTGAGCAGGTTGATCACAAGAGACTTGAGTCAGAGATTGGGTAATTTACAGAATGGTACAGAAGATGTCAAGAATCATCCTTGGTTCAAAGAAGTCGTCTGGGAAAAGCTTTTATCTAGAAATATAGAAACACCGTATGAACCACCCATTCAACAGGGACAAGGTGACACCTCTCAGTTTGATAAGTACCCTGAGGAAGATATCAATTATGGTGTTCAGGGTGAGGACCCGTATGCAGATCTTTTCCACGACTTCTAA
- the SMKI10G0540 gene encoding uncharacterized protein (similar to Saccharomyces cerevisiae YJL163C; ancestral locus Anc_1.183), with protein sequence MTNEAETTRLTSPDEMDYLLERTGINALDGIISQGESAGIDDTTNDTVQDNSYNSSRQGSPSILSVTKSIEGERGRRKLFCLYGLVMIICIAESISMTAVIPLVMDKVAEGIADDDGHYDDVAVQTIVSGISSSTMMIAGAISIFMAGKWGELSDRIGRVRVFKYMSGIRVIGLLTHVFTLSSKMRYHKWAIILTACIVPSFGGLFALVANGNSYVSDIVKTEHRMVTIGIMMSCIYATMGIGPMFGSFLVKLTSGNGFIPIYTSIVFVILAFIICETIMIEPRHETQMAHSQSSYTRRREKLRSQSGSDDTKNYQSVTYGKFQIMRLMDLLSPVKKLWLKPDSAGSLVPRYTVILLVVLDILFVCGTTSCMPALVLFSTYEYKWHAVELGYFISILGIGRGVVLLIVSPALLYALKRIYQHLNHSIDKIDIFCIRFSMIVITMSLFVMIRFGEKTSTSMVIFALLQALSAFCSPTLQSAIIKYTSKKHTGEMFGAMALIRSCVMLVIPPVLLKLYGATVSVNPGLFIYIPFSTSITAILLTFFLRIYQNPSLEGP encoded by the coding sequence ATGACAAACGAGGCTGAAACAACACGTTTAACGTCTCCAGATGAGATGGATTATTTATTAGAAAGGACCGGGATCAACGCCTTGGATGGAATCATCAGTCAAGGCGAAAGTGCAGGCATTGATGATACTACGAATGATACTGTTCAGGACAATAGTTATAATTCTTCTCGACAAGGTTCCCCTAGTATTTTGAGTGTAACCAAGAGCATTGAAGGGGAAAGGGGACGTAGAAAACTATTCTGTTTGTATGGTCTTGTCATGATTATCTGTATTGCAGAGTCTATATCCATGACAGCTGTGATCCCACTAGTTATGGATAAGGTTGCCGAAGGAATTGCAGATGATGATGGACACTACGATGATGTAGCCGTGCAGACAATAGTCTCCggcatttcttcttctaccaTGATGATAGCGGGGGCAATTAGTATTTTCATGGCTGGTAAGTGGGGAGAATTATCCGATAGGATAGGTAGAGTGCGTGTTTTCAAATACATGAGCGGCATTAGAGTCATTGGACTGCTAACTCACGTATTTACTCTATCATCGAAGATGAGGTATCACAAATGGGCTATTATTCTCACTGCCTGCATCGTTCCATCATTTGGTGGATTATTTGCACTAGTAGCGAATGGAAATAGTTACGTTTCAGATATAGTGAAAACTGAACATAGAATGGTGACAATAGGGATAATGATGAGTTGTATATACGCCACTATGGGCATAGGTCCAATGTTTGGATCCTTCCTAGTCAAGTTAACTAGTGGCAACGGGTTTATCCCTATCTACACGTCTATAGTGTTTGTCATATTGGCATTCATAATATGTGAGACGATTATGATAGAGCCGCGCCATGAAACCCAGATGGCACATTCTCAATCGAGCTATACAAGAAGGAGAGAGAAATTAAGGTCTCAATCAGGTTCCGATGATACAAAGAATTACCAGTCTGTTACGTatggaaaatttcaaataatgAGGTTAATGGATCTGCTTTCTCCTGTAAAGAAACTATGGCTGAAACCCGACAGTGCGGGTTCCTTGGTGCCGCGGTACACCGTTATCTTACTAGTTGTACTTGATATACTATTTGTCTGCGGTACCACATCATGCATGCCGGCTTtggttttattttctacaTACGAGTACAAATGGCACGCGGTGGAACTAGGCTATTTCATATCTATATTGGGAATCGGAAGAGGCGTTGTGCTACTGATCGTGTCGCCAGCACTACTCTACGCACTGAAACGGATTTATCAACATTTGAATCATTCAATAGATAAGATAGATATCTTTTGCATACGGTTTTCTATGATCGTCATAACAATGAGTCTCTTTGTCATGATACGATTTGGCGAGAAAACTTCTACGTCTATGGTCATATTCGCTCTCTTACAAGCATTGAGCGCCTTCTGCTCACCAACTTTGCAGTCTGCCATTATTAAATACACCTCCAAGAAGCATACAGGTGAGATGTTCGGAGCAATGGCTTTAATAAGATCCTGCGTAATGCTTGTCATTCCACCGGTTCTCCTTAAGCTGTACGGCGCTACTGTCTCTGTCAATCCCGGtttgtttatatatataccgTTCTCAACAAGTATTACTGCCATCCTGTTGACATTTTTCCTAAGAATTTACCAGAACCCTTCGTTGGAGGGGCCTTGA
- the JJJ2 gene encoding Jjj2p (similar to Saccharomyces cerevisiae JJJ2 (YJL162C); ancestral locus Anc_1.185) has protein sequence MSEVIEPRLDRTTYYSILGLASNATSSEVHKSYLKLARLLHPDKTKSDKCEELFKAVVHAHSILTDENQKLRYDRDLKIKGLHTYQPREHCHIFKTKVKNSHEMSPIVGKSEAHSRQNKPYEQQPYGFGVGKKMNAPSKSKVPIFKSFNLKSYQRSHYYSSKKERKHGNPDIEGNGVSKINVSNRSSMDTNSQFQEIWEMLGNKANKSESYREDPDTPLRSVSSDSEEEHCYRETSKSSSPEEEQKDNKESKKERRMSAEEKGKEEMGYKQFKLPKIGVFSAGSRESNLQSPFYNHEYRHYSRNKYECRNQFRRSVSPIKEIPATTNTIEGWNILRDIVEKLNISNLDDRNKDMYRNDDKNEKKHNDMIDIEKLSIRDPKGIKRRKGDDISLEELSRSLPKEKDFFVMNAINESLESISLFKKLKTTENHTQSETLSQAESNNVKPKLSLEQYGITPKILDLQIPEIPDFGAILDLEALKLNVQLFINQCNKLKEELHQASLQRLRADMQFGDILTESQNIMTWKISLEFDKSLIDKMNILQKRQMQVVEIFSGICDGSV, from the coding sequence ATGTCTGAGGTAATAGAACCACGCCTAGATAGAACAACCTATTATTCTATATTAGGCTTGGCTTCGAATGCTACGTCCTCCGAGGTACATAAGTCATACCTGAAACTAGCCAGACTTCTTCATCCAGataaaacaaaatctgATAAGTGTGAAGAGTTATTCAAAGCTGTAGTGCATGCACATTCTATCCTAACTGATGAAAACCAAAAACTTCGATATGATCGAGATTTAAAAATTAAAGGCCTGCACACTTATCAACCAAGGGAACACTGTCACATTTTCAAGACCAAAGTAAAAAACTCTCATGAGATGAGCCCGATAGTCGGGAAATCAGAGGCACACTCTAGGCAAAATAAACCCTATGAACAACAGCCGTACGGTTTTGGAGTAGGTAAGAAAATGAACGCACCTTCCAAGAGCAAGGTTCCCATatttaaatcttttaatttAAAGAGCTATCAACGAAGTCATTATTATTCGTCAAAAAAGGAGAGAAAACATGGAAATCCAGATATAGAAGGGAATGgagtttcaaaaataaatgtGAGTAATAGGAGCTCAATGGATACGAACTCTCAGTTTCAAGAAATATGGGAAATGTTAGGTAACAAGGCGAACAAAAGCGAATCGTATCGTGAAGATCCGGATACGCCTTTGAGATCAGTATCCAGTGATAGTGAAGAAGAGCATTGTTATAGAGAGACATCAAAGTCCAGCAGTCCCGAGGAGGAGCAAAAGGACAACAAAGAAtcgaaaaaggaaagaagaatgtCGGCCGAAGAGAaagggaaagaagaaatgggATACAAGCAGTTCAAACTACCCAAGATCGGTGTTTTTTCTGCTGGTTCTCGTGAATCAAATTTGCAATCGCCTTTCTACAACCATGAGTATCGACATTactcaagaaataaatatgAGTGTAGAAATCAATTTCGAAGGTCCGTTTCTCCCATTAAAGAGATACCTGCAACTACTAACACCATTGAAGGATGGAACATCTTAAGAgatattgttgaaaaactCAATATAAGCAATCTAGATGATCGAAATAAAGATATGTATCGTAACGATgacaaaaatgaaaaaaaacacaatGACATGATCGATATAGAGAAACTCTCCATCAGAGATCCCAAGGGAataaaaaggagaaaaggGGACGATATATCTTTAGAAGAGTTGTCTCGATCTttgccaaaagaaaaggactTTTTTGTGATGAATGCGATTAACGAATCATTAGAGTCAATTagtcttttcaaaaaacttAAGACTACAGAGAATCACACTCAAAGTGAAACCCTCTCCCAAGCCGAAAGTAATAATGTGAAGCCTAAACTATCGTTGGAACAGTATGGAATTACTCCCAAGATCTTGGATCTTCAAATCCCCGAAATCCCAGATTTTGGAGCCATTCTTGATTTAGAAGCATTGAAGCTTAATGTGCAACTGTTCATTAACCAATGCAATAAACTCAAGGAAGAATTACATCAAGCATCATTACAGCGTCTGAGGGCAGATATGCAGTTTGGTGATATATTAACAGAAAGTCAGAATATTATGACTTGGAAAATATCCTTGGAATTTGACAAAAGTCTAATAGACAAAATGAACATCTTACAGAAGAGACAGATGCAGGTTGTTGAGATTTTTTCGGGAATATGTGATGGCAGTGTATAG
- the FMP33 gene encoding Fmp33p (similar to Saccharomyces cerevisiae FMP33 (YJL161W); ancestral locus Anc_1.186) encodes MLYKRLIRQKSQFSKASAAQPSSVLRFLFSRGNLYTNLLVTTLYGTGLVCLYLESNSLKKSRGKQDPPIIEKNDIVEIVHDAPNRIFKPALETHEEKMQGLHRSDFYKVVHSLTYSDVSQFSIVWGFLIQLSSFIGSFSLGKKSMFHKGSLVGVVGFPPLIFFALRLRMKQLENAGVRFE; translated from the coding sequence ATGCTATACAAAAGGCTAATACGTCAGAAATCACAATTCAGCAAGGCCTCAGCCGCGCAACCCAGTTCAGTCCTaagatttttgttttcgaGGGGTAATTTGTATACCAATCTTTTAGTGACAACACTCTACGGCACAGGTCTGGTATGTTTATACCTGGAATCAAatagtttgaaaaagtccAGAGGGAAACAAGACCCTCCTATCAtcgaaaaaaatgacattGTTGAAATAGTCCATGATGCTCCCAATAGAATTTTTAAACCAGCACTTGAAACACATGAGGAGAAAATGCAGGGTCTACACAGAAGTGACTTCTATAAAGTAGTTCATTCTTTGACGTACAGTGATGTCTCacaattttcaattgtttgGGGATTTCTCATCCAATTATCGAGTTTCATCGGTAGTTTCTCCTTAGGTAAAAAATCTATGTTCCATAAGGGAAGTCTTGTTGGAGTTGTAGGGTTTCCGccattgatattttttgcCCTTCGACTTAGAATGAAGCAACTGGAAAACGCTGGAGTGCGCTTTGAATAA
- the PIR5 gene encoding beta-1,3-glucan linked protein (similar to Saccharomyces cerevisiae YJL160C and PIR1 (YKL164C); ancestral locus Anc_1.187), whose translation MYYKKAVLTSLLTSIALSAYAPPEPWATLTPSSKMDGGTTDYRTSFGLAVVPFTIIESKVKRNVISQINDGQVQVTTQKVPAPVSQIGDGQVQVSTQKVPSVSHIVSQIGDGQLQLTTAKNVATKSTISVSTKTATATAISQIHDGQVQVTTVSTSKREPSKSRLEPTESSNNETVIKVQACKNSGTLEMTLQGGVLIDSKNRIGSIVANRQFQFDGPPPQAGAIYAGGWSITKHGTLAIGNNDVFYQCLSGTFYNLYDQSIGGQCNPVHLQTVGLVDC comes from the coding sequence ATGTATTACAAGAAAGCAGTCCTAACATCCCTATTAACCAGTATTGCACTAAGCGCATACGCTCCACCTGAGCCATGGGCAACCTTAACACCAAGTTCCAAAATGGATGGTGGTACAACAGATTACCGAACTTCATTTGGTCTCGCTGTTGTACCTTTCACTATTATTGAAAGTAAGGTCAAAAGAAATGTCATTTCACAAATCAATGACGGTCAAGTGCAAGTGACGACACAAAAAGTACCTGCTCCAGTTTCACAAATAGGTGACGGTCAGGTACAAGTTAGCACGCAGAAAGTACCTTCCGTGTCTCACATAGTGTCACAAATAGGTGATGGTCAATTACAATTAACTACAGCCAAAAATGTTGCTACAAAATCCACCATTTCTGTATCAACTAAAACTGCAACTGCAACCGCTATATCTCAAATTCATGATGGTCAAGTTCAAGTAACCACAGTATCCACAAGTAAGCGTGAGCCTTCAAAGAGCAGGCTAGAACCAACAGAAAGCTCAAATAACGAAACTGTAATCAAAGTACAAGCCTGCAAAAATTCTGGCACATTGGAAATGACATTACAGGGTGGTGTTCTGATTGACTCCAAGAATAGAATTGGGTCTATTGTAGCAAACAGACAGTTTCAATTTGATGGGCCACCTCCACAGGCAGGCGCTATCTACGCTGGTGGCTGGTCGATAACAAAGCATGGCACTTTAGCTATCGGTAATAATGACGTGTTTTACCAATGTTTGTCGGGCACCTTCTATAACCTTTACGATCAGTCTATTGGCGGTCAATGTAATCCTGTCCATTTACAAACAGTTGGTCTCGTTGATTGTTGA
- the HSP150 gene encoding heat shock protein HSP150 (similar to Saccharomyces cerevisiae HSP150 (YJL159W) and PIR3 (YKL163W); ancestral locus Anc_1.188) — MQYKKTLVASALAATTLAAYAPSEPWSTLTPTAKYSGGVTDYVSTFGIAVQPISTASSKAKRAASQIGDGQVQAATSTAAVSTKTTAAAVSQIGDGQVQATTKTTSAKTTAAAVSQIGDGQIQATTKTASAKTTAAAVSQIGDGQIQATTTTLAPKTTAAAVSQIGDGQIQATTKTASAKTTAAAVSQIGDGQIQATTKTTVAAVSQIGDGQIQATTKTTAAAVSQIGDGQIQATTKTTAAAVSQITDGQIQATTKTTQAASQVSDGQVQATTATSASPAATSTDPVDAVSCKTSGTLEMNLKGGVLTDGKGRIGSIVANRQFQFDGPPPQAGAIYAAGWSITPEGNLAIGDNDVFYQCLSGTFYNLYDEHIGTQCTPVHLEAIDLVDC; from the coding sequence atgcaATACAAAAAGACTTTGGTTGCCTCTGCTTTGGCCGCTACTACTTTGGCCGCTTATGCTCCATCTGAGCCATGGTCCACTTTGACTCCAACAGCAAAATACAGTGGTGGTGTTACTGACTACGTCTCCACCTTCGGTATTGCCGTTCAACCAATCTCCACAGCCTCATCTAAAGCTAAGAGAGCTGCTTCTCAAATCGGTGATGGCCAAGTCCAAGCCGCTACTTCTACTGCCGCTGTCTCTACCAAGACCACTGCCGCTGCTGTCTCTCAAATTGGTGACGGTCAAGTCCAAGCTACCACCAAGACCACATCAGCTAAGACCACTGCCGCTGCTGTCTCCCAAATCGGTGATGGTCAAATCCAAGCTACCACCAAGACCGCCTCAGCTAAAACCACTGCCGCTGCCGTCTCTCAAATTGGTGACGGTCAAATCCAAGCTACCACCACTACTTTAGCTCCAAAGACCACTGCTGCTGCCGTTTCTCAAATCGGTGACGGCCAAATTCAAGCTACCACCAAGACTGCCTCAGCTAAAACCACTGCCGCTGCCGTCTCTCAAATTGGTGACGGTCAAATCCAAGCCACTACCAAGACCACTGTCGCCGCTGTCTCTCAAATTGGTGACGGTCAAATCCAAGCCACTACTAAGACTACCGCTGCTGCTGTTTCTCAAATTGGTGACGGTCAAATCCAAGCTACTACTAAGACTACTGCTGCCGCTGTTTCTCAAATTACTGATGGCCAAATCCAAGCTACCACCAAGACTACTCAAGCGGCCAGTCAAGTAAGTGATGGTCAAGTCCAAGCTACCACTGCTACATCTGCTTCTCCAGCTGCCACTTCCACCGACCCGGTCGATGCTGTCTCATGTAAAACTTCAGGTACTTTAGAGATGAACTTGAAGGGCGGTGTTTTGACTGACGGTAAAGGTAGAATTGGTTCTATTGTCGCTAACAGACAATTCCAATTCGACGGTCCTCCACCACAAGCCGGTGCCATCTACGCTGCAGGTTGGTCCATTACTCCTGAAGGTAACTTGGCTATTGGTGACAATGACGTTTTCTACCAATGTTTGTCCGGTACCTTTTACAATTTGTATGATGAACACATTGGTACTCAATGTACTCCAGTCCACTTGGAAGCTATCGACTTAGTTGACTGTTAA
- the CIS3 gene encoding Cis3p (similar to Saccharomyces cerevisiae CIS3 (YJL158C); ancestral locus Anc_1.189), whose protein sequence is MQFKNAALAASVAALSATASAEGYTPGEPWSTLTPTGSISCGAAQYTSTFGIAVQAITSKAKRDVISQITDGQIQATQVASVTASQVTDGQIQASTTATPTSSEKASSSASKVSSSSSCAATPSLKDSSCKNSGTLELTLKDGVLTDAKGRIGSIVANRQFQFDGPPPQAGAIYAAGWSITEDGYLALGDSDVFYQCLSGNFYNLYDQNVAEQCSAIHLEAVSLVDC, encoded by the coding sequence ATGCAATTCAAGAACGCTGCCCTAGCTGCCTCTGTCGCTGCTCTTTCTGCCACTGCATCCGCCGAAGGATACACTCCAGGTGAGCCATGGTCCACCCTAACCCCAACTGGCTCCATATCTTGCGGTGCTGCTCAATACACTTCCACCTTTGGTATTGCCGTCCAAGCAATCACCTCCAAGGCTAAGAGAGATGTTATCTCTCAAATCACAGACGGTCAAATTCAAGCTACTCAAGTTGCTTCTGTTACTGCTTCTCAAGTCACCGATGGTCAAATCCAAGCTAGTACCACTGCTACTCCAACCAGCTCTGAAAAGGCTTCTTCCTCTGCTTCTAAAGtttcctcctcttcttcctGTGCTGCCACTCCATCTTTGAAAGACAGCTCCTGTAAGAACTCTGGTACTTTAGAATTGACTTTGAAGGACGGTGTCTTGACTGATGCCAAGGGCAGAATTGGTTCTATTGTCGCTAACAGACAATTCCAATTCGACGGTCCTCCACCACAAGCTGGTGCCATCTACGCTGCAGGTTGGTCCATTACTGAAGATGGTTACTTAGCCTTGGGTGACAGCGATGTTTTCTATCAATGTTTATCCGGTAACTTTTACAATTTATACGATCAAAATGTCGCCGAGCAATGTAGCGCCATTCATTTGGAAGCTGTTTCTTTGGTCGATTGTTAA
- the FAR1 gene encoding cyclin-dependent protein serine/threonine kinase inhibiting protein FAR1 (similar to Saccharomyces cerevisiae FAR1 (YJL157C); ancestral locus Anc_1.190), with protein MKTPTRVSFEKKLHTPPSGDRDIERSPPKKFLRGLSGKVFRKTPEFKKQQAPTFGCIEDSQFTPNFGLMMSKRGNIPKPLNLSRPISPPPSLKKTAGSVTSGLSKTGQLSTLQSPVNITSSNNFNIKATNLTSSLLRESISDSTTMCDTVSDINFTVMDEDCCIDGDSYDEEDSPIFMVSLARNIKKCNSQSGPKRYIGEKCLICEESISSTFTGEKVVEFTCSHTSHYNCYLMLFETLYFQGKFPKCKICGEVSKPRDKEIIPEMVSKLLTGAGARDDGLSSNMQQQWIDLKSARSFTGSFSQFTPQDQLIRTADISCDGFRTPHLSNNEQLETGSYLDSPFLSPPLINQSIETDPFNLSTNEELECHEINECPAEVWFEKTENERVMVNLKFTEMRSNDECDDLEDLQDVNSVNCQEREETEKEWKKKIDQYIETNVDRDKEFGSLVLFDKIMYSDDGDQWVDNNVVILFSKFLVLFDFDEMRILGKIPRDQFYQVIKFNENVLLCNLKSTNIPEIYLRFSENCEKWLLAKWKYCLENTSLETLPLTEIVSTVKDLCNTNMFDTLGAPPNIIAAQYNNFRLPWKNLQNETPLKLIVSLNLSHAGGELYRKILLKNVQHILEGLNTEDLLGIVVVGRDGSGQVGPFGTFIGMINKNWEGWTTFLDNLEVVPPNVFHDEEQQYKVTLQTCVRLASTSAYVDINGRIGTQYAKQILVLNGSDIAGIERDQKLKDVFDELSNHWKYEISQRRMAPMDAGIKQFLEEMHTKRYLNVTFCRPQDTSEQVYLGDMAAGELKTRLMHPVEHPHSDLMEIEYYDLLKQQRTYHTLGVSTPRIQVTKTRTSRP; from the coding sequence ATGAAGACACCAACGAGAGtttcatttgaaaaaaaattacacACACCACCAAGTGGGGACCGTGATATTGAAAGATCACCACcgaaaaaatttctgagAGGATTATCTGGTAAAGTTTTCAGAAAGACACCAGAATTTAAGAAACAACAAGCACCTACGTTTGGATGTATAGAAGATAGCCAATTTACCCCCAATTTTGGTCTAATGATGTCCAAAAGAGGTAACATACCAAAACCACTAAATCTGTCTAGGCCAATATCCCCCCCACCAAgcttgaagaaaacagcAGGGTCAGTAACATCTGgtctttcaaaaacagGTCAGCTCAGCACTTTACAATCGCCAGTAAATATCACAAGTAGCAACAATTTTAACATCAAAGCTACAAATTTGACAAGTAGTCTACTCCGAGAGTCGATTTCTGACTCCACAACCATGTGTGACACTGTTTCAGATATCAATTTTACGGTTATGGATGAAGATTGTTGTATCGATGGAGATTCGTACGATGAGGAAGATTCGCCAATCTTTATGGTGAGTTTGGCAagaaacataaaaaaatgcaacTCACAATCAGGTCCAAAAAGATACATAGGTGAGAAATGCTTGATCTGTGAGGAGAGTATCAGCTCCACATTTACTGGAGAAAAGGTCGTAGAGTTCACATGTTCGCATACCAGCCATTATAATTGCTATTTGATGTTATTTGAAACTCTGTACTTTCAAGGTAAGTTTCCAAAATGTAAAATATGTGGCGAAGTGAGTAAGCCGAGggataaagaaattattcCTGAAATGGTATCCAAACTCCTAACGGGCGCAGGCGCTCGTGATGATGGTCTGTCATCCAACATGCAGCAACAATGGATTGACTTGAAATCGGCAAGAAGCTTTACTGGTAGTTTTTCTCAGTTTACACCACAAGATCAATTGATTCGTACAGCAGATATTTCATGTGATGGGTTCAGAACACCACATTTATCTAACAATGAACAACTTGAGACTGGCAGCTACCTTGATAGCCCATTTTTGAGCCCTCCACTTATTAATCAATCGATAGAAACTGACCCTTTTAATTTGAGCACTAACGAAGAATTGGAGTGTCATGAAATAAACGAATGCCCTGCTGAAGTatggtttgaaaaaacagaaaatgaGCGTGTGATGGTTAACTTAAAGTTCACTGAAATGCGTAGTAACGATGAATGTGATGATTTAGAGGACTTGCAAGATGTAAATTCCGTGAACTGCCAAGAACgagaagaaacagaaaaggagtggaaaaagaaaatcgaCCAATATATTGAAACTAATGTGGATAGGGATAAGGAATTCGGGAGTTTGGTCTTGTTTGACAAAATAATGTATTCTGATGATGGTGACCAATGGGTAGACAACAACGTTGTAATACTATTTTCCAAGTTCTTAGTTTTGTTCgattttgatgaaatgaGAATCCTGGGTAAGATTCCAAGGGACCAATTTTATCAGGTAatcaaattcaatgaaaacGTACTCCTCTGTAATCTAAAAAGCACTAATATACCTGAGATTTATCTACGATTCAGTGAAAACTGTGAGAAGTGGTTGCTAGCCAAGTGGAAGTATTGTTTAGAAAACACCTCATTGGAAACACTGCCATTGACTGAAATCGTTTCCACAGTGAAGGATCTCTGTAATACCAATATGTTCGATACATTAGGGGCGCCACCTAATATCATAGCAGCACAATATAACAATTTTCGTCTACCGTGGAAAAATTTGCAAAACGAGACGCCTTTGAAGCTTATAGTAAGTCTGAATTTGTCACATGCTGGCGGAGAACTGTACCGCAAGATACTCTTGAAAAATGTTCAGCATATATTGGAGGGGCTAAACACAGAAGACTTGCTAGGTATAGTCGTTGTTGGAAGAGATGGATCCGGTCAGGTGGGCCCATTTGGGACTTTCATCGGAAtgataaataaaaactGGGAGGGATGGACAACATTCTTGGATAATCTAGAAGTAGTTCCTCCTAACGTTTTTCATGACGAAGAACAACAGTATAAGGTCACTTTACAAACTTGTGTAAGATTAGCATCAACAAGCGCATATGTGGACATAAATGGCCGCATTGGGACTCAATATGCCAAGCAAATCTTAGTTCTCAATGGTAGTGACATTGCCGGAATCGAACGTgatcaaaaattgaaggaCGTCTTTGACGAGTTATCTAACCATTGGAAGTACGAAATTTCGCAACGTCGCATGGCTCCTATGGATGCCGGCATAAAGCAATTCTTAGAAGAAATGCACACTAAGCGCTATTTAAACGTGACTTTTTGCCGACCACAAGATACATCCGAGCAAGTCTATTTGGGGGACATGGCCGCGGGTGAACTGAAAACGCGTCTAATGCATCCAGTTGAGCACCCGCACTCTGACTTGATGGAAATAGAATATTATGACCTCTTGAAGCAGCAAAGAACCTACCACACCTTAGGTGTCTCAACTCCTAGAATTCAAGTGACCAAGACCCGTACTTCGAGGCCATAA